The following are encoded together in the Kwoniella europaea PYCC6329 chromosome 1, complete sequence genome:
- a CDS encoding phospholipase B, translating to MATSAIFALFALPYILASPHPPPYSPSQELALRDISDKSYAPYKVDCPTGWTWIRNATEGLSQGEKDFVANRQKVTGPIINTMASNQGITNPPRTPTIGVALAGGGYRAMLTGLGGIMGMMNESSEAAASGTGGWLEGVTYWAGLSGGSWATGSFMANGGELPINLLNNLWNLDSNLIFPSDGKLSFYTTLASEVNAKSDAGFPVQLTDLWGLAIGSHVLPTEYQLTNKPNLTLSSLPSVVEKLGNGSLPMPIIIAAEREQGELVIAENATVWEFNPFEFGSWAFGSTVKSIGAFTNLEYLGSELNNGETNGTCYKGFDQLSYVMGTSATLFNSALLTLNNSDSGLVTNLIERFLQDLGEDQYDISRVPNSFANYNPGENPISSFEYITLVDAGETNQNIPIEPLLIPFREVDAIIAFDSSYDSPYIWPNGTALRTTFERAKVLAENTGTQIRMPEVPSENGFINGGYNTRPTFFGCNDTTTPLIIYVPSYPWSSAANTSTYQLEYSDEQAREVLYNGMRSFTLNGTVETWPKCLACALTDRSFEYTSSNRTAECQSCFDTWCWAGDDNTTQPNTYNPEIDSVPPWLTANSLSSGKADAKGVENTTSSNTSSSNTSSGAGSRVTSGTSWMGSLLLALGLGFIMLI from the exons ATGGCGACATCCGCCATCTTTGCCCTCTTCGCTTTACCATACATCCTCGCATCTCCGCATCCTCCACCATATTCTCCCTCACAAGAACTCGCCTTGAGGGATATAAGTGATAAATCCTATGCGCCGTACAAAGTAGATTGTCCAACGGGATGGACATGGATCAGAAATGCTACAGAAGGGTTATCCCAGGGGGAGAAGGACTTTGTCGCCAATAGACAGAAAGTCACTGGTCCAATTATAAACACCATGGCTTCTAATCAGGGGATAACCAATCCTCCCAGAACGCCTACTATCGGTGTTGCCTTGGCTGGAGGAGGATATCGAGCAATGTTAACTGGTTTAGGAGGTATAATGGGTATGATGAATGAATCTTCTGAAGCTGCTGCGAGTGGAACGGGAGGATGGCTGGAAGGAGTGACTTATTGGGCTGGGCTGAGTGGTGGGAGTTGGGCAACGGGTAGTTTCATGGCGAATGGTGGTGAACTACCAATCAACTTGTTGAACAAT CTATGGAATTTAGATTCCAATCTGATATTCCCCTCAGACGGCAAACTATCATTCTACACGACTCTGGCATCCGAAGTAAATGCAAAATCAGATGCAGGGTTTCCCGTCCAACTTACTGATCTATGGGGTTTGGCAATCGGTTCACACGTCTTACCGACTGAATATCAATTAACAAACAAACCAAATCTCACCCtttcatcacttccatcgGTAGTGGAGAAATTGGGTAATGGGTCATTGCCTATGCCAATCATCATTGCAGCAGAGAGAGAACAAGGCGAATTGGTCATTGCTGAAAATGCGACGGTATGGGAGTTTAACCCATTCGAATTTGGTTCATGGGCTTTTGGAAGTACCGTCAAGTCCATTGGAGCATTCACGAATCTGGAATATCTAGGGAGTGAATTGAATAATGGGGAAACTAACGGAACTTGCTATAAAGGATTTGATCAGTTGTC TTACGTGATGGGAACTTCAGCTACGCTGTTTAACAGCGCTCTACTCACTCTCAATAACTCCGACTCTGGTCTAGTGACCAACCTCATTGAAAGGTTCCTGCAAGATCTAGGAGAAGACCAATATGATATTTCGAGAGTGCCCAACTCTTTCGCCAATTATAATCCAGGTGAAAACCCA ATCTCATCGTTTGAATACATCACGTTAGTCGACGCAGGCGAGACTAATCAGAATATCCCTATCGAACCCCTCCTCATCCCCTTCCGAGAGGTAGACGCTATCATCGCTTTCGATTCATCGTATGACTCACCATACATCTGGCCAAACGGTACTGCTCTCAGAACGACGTTCGAGCGAGCCAAAGTCCTCGCTGAGAACACGGGTACTCAAATTAGGATGCCTGAAGTACCATCCGAGAATGGATTTATCAATGGTGGATATAACACTAGGCCTACTTTCTTTGGATGTAATGATACGACTACTCCCTTGATCATCTATGTGCCTAGTTATCCTTGGAGTTCGGCAGCCAACACTTCTACC TATCAACTTGAATACTCTGACGAACAAGCCCGTGAAGTACTCTACAACGGTATGCGCTCATTCACCCTGAATGGAACGGTGGAGACATGGCCCAAATGCCTTGCTTGTGCTCTTACCGACCGATCTTTCGAATATACTTCGTCAAACCGTACGGCAGAATGTCAAAGTTGTTTCGATACGTGGTGTTGGGCAGGTGACGATAATACCACCCAGCCCAATACGTATAATCCAGAGATTGACAGTGTACCGCCCTGGCTGACCGCCAATAGCTTGAGTAGTGGTAAAGCAGATGCGAAAGGTGTAGAGAATACGACAAGTAGTAATACCAGCAGTAGTAATACTAGCAGCGGTGCTGGATCTAGGGTGACGAGTGGTACGAGCTGGATGGGAAGTCTTCTGCTGGCATTAGGACTAGGATTCATCATGCTCATATGA
- a CDS encoding OPT family small oligopeptide transporter encodes MAEEKESSGAQAPELTYVKNEKKTSLEAEAEIIGADKNIYTDVVAEAEGVAEHGGLGMTGEDILAIEDKLQSMSLERTRTIMKQVQEMHEHDQNFPIHILQSIEQFLSNDDIMKNPHNPEYAELIKEMKLEALMVTENSPYAEVRAVVENTDDVDMPSFTFRTWFIGIIYVVIGAFINQLFEIRQPNIKVSSEVAQLLAYPAGKLCEKVLPSWSFTLFGKRHSLNPGRFNKKEHMLITIMATVGYNTPYTTDIILSQYLPQYFNQSYAAEFGYQILLGFGTNFCGYGLAGLARRFLIYPSYCVWPGSLVTIALNRAFHSETDPAVPGPFKRIYSWSRMKLFAVAFAAMFVWFWLPGFLFTALSTFNWISWISPNNVSLNNIVGFNNGLGLNPFPTFDFNVLTAYDFNPLVVPAFGTINQFIGMFATFFMIVGFYWSNVWNTAYLPINSNHVFDNTGSAFDVQKVIDDRGIFDAAKYQTYSQPWMAAGNLVVYFWFFAQYACTISYAFLFHRREIVHGFKGMWHSLRRNKKDDTVDDLTEDIHCRLMRSYPEVPEWWYGLVLLFAIGCGMAGIGAWDTYTNPAVVLFGIAMGLIFVVPVGLVTAITGIQVTMNVLAELIGGAWTPGNALAMNFFKAFGYITTAQAIYFSTDLKVAHYLKIPPRHTFVAQMVATFISTLVCTGVFNFQMNKVPDVCTSEAPFGFSCPGINTFFTAAVFWGTLGPQKLFGSTGQYKALLIGFPVGFVLPFIVYFLRKRFPRTAWLRQIHPVMLCYGGINWSPYNLSYLWPSVPLASFSWFYLKKRYLAFWSKYNFVLAAAWQCGIAIAAIVIFFAVQLPAVEVNWWGNTVSYQGCEDEACVRLPIPDIGYFGPAPGNLP; translated from the exons ATGGCTGAAGAAAAGGAGAGTTCCGGAGCGCAGGCTCCTGAATTGACCTACGTCAAAAATGAGAAAAAAACCAGCTTGGAAgctgag GCTGAGATCATTGGAGCCGATAAAAACATCTACACAGATGTAgtggctgaagctgaaggagtGGCTGAGCATGG CGGCCTGGGTATGACTGGAGAAGATATATTGGCAATCGAAGATAAACTTCAATCCATGTCACtagaaagaacaagaact ATAATGAAACAAGTCCAAGAGATGCACGAGCATGATCAGAACTTTCCCATTCATATTCTTCAAAGCATTGAGCAGTTCCTGAGTAACGACGATATCATGAAAAATCCTCATAATCCCGAATACGccgaattgatcaaagagatgaAACTTGAAGCGTTGATGGTCACtgaaaactcaccttatgcGGAGGTACGAGCTGTAGTCGAAAACACAGACGACGTCGATATGCCTTCGTTCACTTTCAGAACTTGGTTCATCGGTATAATCTACGTCGTCATCGGGGCgttcatcaatcagctgTTTGAGATCAGACAGCCCAATATCAAGGTTTCATCGGAAGTGGCACAACTTCTAGCAT ATCCTGCTGGTAAACTCTGCGAGAAGGTCCTTCCTAGCTGGAGCTTCACTCTTTTTGGCAAGAGGCACAGCCTCAATCCGGGCCGCTTCAATAAAAAAGAACATATGT TGATCACGATTATGGCCACCGTCGGATATAACACCCCTTATACcactgatatcatcttaTCTCAGTATCTGCCACAATACTTCAACCAGTCTTATGCTGCAGAGTTCGGCTATCAG ATTCTACTCGGTTTTGGTACAAACTTTTGTGGTTATGGTCTAGCTGGTCTCGCTCGAAGATTCTTGATCTATCCATCCTATTGCGTATGGCCCGGTTCACTGGTCACCATCGCTTTGAACCGAGCTTTCCACTCTGAAACCGATCCTGCTGTGCCCGGACCGTTCAAGCGGATCTATAGTTGGTCACGTATGAAACTTTTCGCAGTAGCTTTCGCCGCTATGTTTGTTTGGTTCTGGTTACCCGGATTCTTATTCACAGCTTTATCCACATTCAACTGGATAAGTTGGATCAGTCCTAACAATGTATCACTCAACAACATTGTCGGGTTCAACAATGGTTTAGGATTGAACCCATTCCCGACATTCGATTTCAACGTCTTGACCGCATATGATTTCAACCCTTTGGTCGTACCCGCTTTCGGAACGATCAATCAGTTCATTGGCATGTTCGCCACTTTCTTTATGATTGTCGGATTTTACTGGAGCAACGTATGGAATACCGCATATCTACCCATCAACAGTAATCATGTGTTCGACAATACAGGATCGGCGTTCGACGTGCAGAAAGTTATCGATGACAGAGGTATTTTCGATGCTGCCAAGTATCAAACTTATTCTCAACCTTGGATGGCTGCTGGTAACCTTGTAGTCTACTTCTGGTTTTTCGCTCAGTATGCCTGTA CGATATCTTACGCTTTCTTATTCCACCGCCGAGAGATCGTTCATGGATTCAAAGGCATGTGGCACAGTCTTCgaaggaacaagaaggaCGACACAGTAGACGATCTGACTGAAGATATTCATTGTCGATTAATGCGATCATACCCTGAAGTCCCAGAATGGTGGTACGGCTTGGTCCTCCTATTTGCGATTGGATGCGGTATGGCCGGTATTGGCGCTTGGGACACTTACACCAACCCTGCAGTCGTGCTATTCGGTATAGCCATGGGACTTATATTTGTAGTCCCTGTTGGTCTCGTCACTGCGATCACAGGTATTCAAGTGACCATGAATGTCTTGGCTGAACTTATCGGTGGTGCTTGGACTCCAGGAAACGCACTAGCTATGAACTTCTTCAAGGCTTTCGGATACATCACAACTGCCCAGGCTATTTACTTCTCGACCGATCTCAAAGTTGCTCATTACCTCAAGATCCCCCCTAGACACACATTTGTCGCTCAAATGGTCGCCACTTTCATTTCCACCTTGGTCTGTACTGGTGTTTTCAACTTCCAAATGAACAAAGTACCCGACGTATGTACGTCCGAAGCTCCCTTTGGATTCTCATGTCCAGGTATCAATACTTTCTTCACTGCTGCTGTCTTTTGGGGAACTTTGGGTCCACAAAAGCTTTTCGGCAGTACCGGCCAATACAAAGCGCTCTTGATCGGCTTCCCAGTTGGATTCGTTTTACCCTTCA TCGTATATTTCCTCAGAAAACGATTCCCTAGGACTGCTTGGCTCAGGCAGATCCACCCTGTCATGCTTTGTTACGGAGGTATCAACTG GTCTCCATATAACTTATCGTATCTCTGGCCGTCGGTTCCTTTAGCGTCTTTCTCATGGTTCTACCTGAAGAAAAGATATCTCGCGTTCtggtcaaa ATACAATTTCGTTCTTGCTGCCGCGTGGCAATGTGGTATCGCCATAGCTGCTATTGTGATCTTCTTTGCCGTTCAATTACCTGCCGTCGAGGTCAATTGGTGGGGAAATACAGTCTCATACCAAGggtgtgaagatgaagcttgCGTAAGATTACCAATCCCCGATATTGGTTATTTCGGTCCAGCTCCGGGGAATCTCCCTTAG